Proteins co-encoded in one Tistrella bauzanensis genomic window:
- a CDS encoding AzlC family ABC transporter permease, with product MASTISSSARPVRSALRRSWPVCLAVSPVGLLFGILAAAQGWAVLEVLGIAMIGFTGSGQFVWLRLAAEGGPALAGFAVILLINLRYVPMILTISAPFRGTGPLKGVAAHMVSDESYAVEAPGDDRRVRWTVRGALFVTWTTTNLAGALIMPLIAGTEAAAVLGLLAFFPASLLLFTLSVLRLEAASRDISGRPVPRMVLAIAAAAGLALMLYLVLGPQWFWLPGILVCAVVVDRFGFGDAAADARVVAR from the coding sequence ATGGCTTCCACGATATCGTCTTCGGCCCGGCCGGTCCGGTCGGCCTTGCGCCGCAGCTGGCCGGTCTGCCTCGCGGTCAGCCCGGTGGGGCTGCTATTCGGCATCCTGGCCGCCGCCCAGGGCTGGGCGGTGCTGGAGGTTCTGGGCATCGCCATGATCGGCTTCACCGGCAGCGGCCAGTTCGTCTGGCTGAGGCTTGCGGCCGAAGGCGGGCCGGCGCTGGCGGGTTTTGCCGTGATCCTGCTGATCAATCTGCGTTATGTGCCGATGATCCTGACCATTTCGGCGCCGTTCCGGGGCACCGGGCCGCTGAAGGGCGTGGCCGCGCATATGGTGAGCGACGAATCCTATGCGGTGGAGGCGCCGGGCGATGACCGCAGGGTGCGCTGGACGGTGCGTGGCGCCCTGTTCGTGACCTGGACCACCACCAATCTGGCAGGCGCGCTGATCATGCCGCTGATCGCGGGCACGGAGGCCGCCGCGGTTCTGGGCCTGCTTGCCTTCTTTCCCGCCAGCCTGCTGCTGTTCACATTGTCGGTTCTGCGGCTGGAGGCGGCATCGCGCGATATCAGCGGCCGGCCGGTGCCACGCATGGTGCTGGCGATCGCCGCCGCCGCCGGCCTGGCCCTGATGCTGTATCTGGTGCTGGGGCCACAATGGTTCTGGCTGCCGGGCATTCTGGTCTGCGCGGTGGTGGTCGATCGGTTCGGGTTCGGTGATGCCGCGGCCGATGCACGGGTGGTTGCGCGATGA
- a CDS encoding Dps family protein has protein sequence MAKKTPAADLATPTDLAGRNTRGVADALNVVLADSFALYMKTKNFHWHVSGPHFRDYHMLLDEQATQILGTTDQIAERVRKIGQTTLRSIGHVSKLQTIKDNDAEMVSARDMLAELREDNLALVKLLRDTKEVAEAAKDNATSGVLDDWTDMAEQRAWFLFEAAREG, from the coding sequence ATGGCCAAGAAGACCCCTGCCGCAGACCTTGCCACCCCCACCGATCTTGCCGGCCGCAACACCCGCGGCGTTGCCGATGCGCTCAATGTCGTGCTGGCCGACAGCTTCGCGTTGTACATGAAAACCAAGAACTTCCACTGGCACGTCTCGGGCCCGCATTTCCGCGACTACCACATGCTGCTCGACGAGCAGGCGACCCAGATTCTGGGCACCACCGACCAGATCGCCGAACGCGTCCGCAAGATCGGCCAGACCACGCTGCGCTCGATCGGCCATGTCTCGAAGCTTCAGACCATCAAGGACAATGACGCCGAGATGGTCAGCGCCCGCGACATGCTGGCCGAACTGCGCGAGGACAACCTGGCCCTGGTGAAGCTGCTGCGCGACACCAAGGAGGTGGCCGAGGCCGCCAAGGATAACGCCACCTCCGGCGTGCTCGACGACTGGACCGACATGGCCGAGCAGCGCGCATGGTTCCTGTTCGAGGCCGCCCGCGAGGGTTGA
- the recR gene encoding recombination mediator RecR encodes MAAPEIDKLVTLLGKLPGLGPRSARRAALDLLKRRETLLLPLADAMARAAAEVRRCSICGNLDARDPCGVCTDERRDPSVLCVVEQVADLWAMERAGAFRGRYHVLGGTLSALDGVGPDELGIPRLAARIADGGITEVVMALPATVDGQTTAHYIADRLADAAPDTGITRLAHGMPVGGALDYMDDGTIQAALKARRPV; translated from the coding sequence ATGGCCGCACCTGAAATCGACAAGCTCGTGACCCTGCTCGGCAAACTGCCGGGGCTGGGCCCGCGATCGGCGCGGCGGGCGGCGCTCGATCTGCTGAAGCGGCGTGAAACCCTGCTGCTGCCGCTCGCCGACGCCATGGCCCGGGCGGCGGCCGAGGTCCGGCGCTGTTCGATCTGCGGCAATCTCGATGCCCGCGACCCCTGCGGGGTCTGCACCGACGAGCGCCGCGATCCCTCGGTGCTGTGCGTGGTCGAACAGGTGGCGGATCTGTGGGCGATGGAGCGTGCCGGCGCGTTTCGCGGCCGCTATCACGTGCTGGGCGGTACCCTGTCGGCGCTCGACGGTGTCGGCCCCGACGAGCTTGGCATCCCGCGTCTGGCCGCGCGTATCGCCGATGGCGGCATAACCGAGGTGGTGATGGCCCTGCCCGCCACCGTCGATGGCCAGACCACCGCCCATTACATCGCCGACCGGCTGGCCGACGCCGCCCCCGATACCGGCATCACCCGTCTGGCCCATGGCATGCCGGTGGGCGGTGCGCTCGACTATATGGACGACGGCACCATCCAGGCGGCGCTGAAGGCGCGCCGGCCGGTCTGA